The sequence TTGTACACAATTAGtgaacaacatatcaaaattacacacatatgtatatatatataaaatttcttgCATATGACTCTTTCTGGTAGTAAACACTTCTTTATGGCATACACGGGTACATAATACAAGACCAATAAATTGGCGCATGActtattttattaagtgatcCATAATATAGAGATACATATAATTTATAGTTAGGCCATGGTATTCAAAGTAAAAGATACCCCGTGCTATCATTCCTTATTTAGCCATCAGTCATGTTTGTTTTTGCTGTTGGAAAGCGATGTTGAATGGTGATCACGGTCATCAGAGCCACTACTTCCACCGCCAGCACCGCCCCCATTTCCACCGGAACCTCCACCACTCCTGTGACCACCCCCACGAGCTCCACCGCTTCCATAGCCATACCCAAACCCCGTCCCAGTCCCATAACCAAACCCAGAGCCCGAACCCTTCCCAAATCCATTAGGAGACTTGCCCGAACCCGACCCGTAACCCCATCCAGATGCTGGGCTCGAGCCCCACCCCCAACTATAGTCCCAATTCGGACCATGGGCTGACCCGCTACCGCCTTCATGAGGATTATCTATCATGGCGCTAGGCATCGGGGGCTCCTTTGAAGCACCCATCCTCCACGTACCACCACCTCCGCCATGGATCTTAAGCGCCGCTGAACTGATGGCaatcaagaaaacaagaacGAGAGTGCACTGGATAGCCAAAGACCTCATTTTTTCAAGTATGTATACTACAAAGAGTTGATAGTTCAAATAGCAAGAGGTGGCTATCTAGACTTTTGGTGTACTCCAATATATAAAGTGGTGGGAAGTTATCCCTCGTTTCTTGTAGTTAATATTTATTCAATGTTCCTCGTTGTAATATTTAAAGAATATAAGTTAATTGAGTAGTAAGGAGTTTAATGTTGACACTAGAGACCTTATGGTGCACTTGTCGGGAATTGGGTGATTTTCCCCACAATGCGCATCTCCACCACGATCTACTTCACAAATTATGATTGGGTTTAAAATTAATGTCAACTTTAATCATTTGaacaagagtaggtctcttgtgagacggtctcatgtatctttatctgtgagacgggtcaatcctaccgatattcacaataaaaagcaatacttttcatggatgacccaaataagagatccgtctaacaaaatacgacccgtgagaccatctcacataagtttttgccttttaacaattatatgatatataaGTCTTTGTTAATGGAACACTACCATATTAGCTCCTACTAGGTCAttgttttcattatttaatttcacTCAACACAATTAAAATTAGACGAATAAACTATGGCAAATCGCATCAGTAATCGTGTAATTCAAAAGGCGAAAAAACTAAGTTTAAAATTAATCGATATCAAAATATTACTAtcaacataaataaattattaatatcagcATCAATTAATCTAATAATACAACAATAAACAAACACAACTCACACTTGGTGGGACTAGATCCCAAGACCATGTGCTTTTGTGGTAAGGTTCTTGTGAAACGGTTtcacataattttatttctGAGACATGTCAATTATGTTcacatttataataataagtaatattttttatataaaaaaaataatttttcatgattgactcaaataaaaaatttatcttataaaattgactcgtgagaccgtctcacaaaaaatttgtgtgtgattttGGAAATTTCACGTTTTGGTTCTTGACCcaaaattattgatattgagACGAGAGTGAGGCGAAATGTGGTACAAGTCCATTATTCCATACATTTTGGGGTGGTTGTGAACTTTCAATTTCGGTCTGATATTTTCCCTTAGACCCACGTCtgctttttaaaattaattatttggaaaaaaaatcattgtagctacattatatatattcatttatgCAAATTACATTTACACAATACTTCTTTTCTCGAgtaaagaaagtaaaaaaaaaaaacacacaaataaatctagctaaataaattaagaaaactaTTCACAATCAGTGATATTCGAACCTGAGATCAACAAATCTCAGGACATCAACGTTAATCATTGAGTCAAGCTCTCATTGTCAAAATAACTTAATTCTTGTTAAGTGTGAAATATGAATTTCATTAATACTAATATTTCAACTAAAACGAACTTCGAACCAAGTTCGATCGAGCCGCTCGACCGAGTTGCGCCGGTTGCTGTCCAAATCTGTCGTATACTTCTCCCAAAAAAAGGGGGAAAACATTTGTtctgttgaaatttaatattttaatattgaatatttgaatattgaatgttgaatatttgaatgttgaaaattaagtaaaattagttgttgaatattgaaatttgtgtgtaaTGATGAAGgtaattatgtaatttatttttggattatttgtaaagattttttataaatagatctctcatttgtgaagaaaatcacaattgagttgagagaaaaatattataaagtgtgtagtgtgataattttgagagtttgagatttttactttttaccgtaaatttttactctttcacaacacgttatcagcacgaagctctaaaagtcctccatatttttccaagctccaaaacagaagaaaaagtaccaccatgtcaaacttaacaaagctcgaatttgttgcactcgacattactgggaaaaattatatgccatggactctcgatgtagaaatgcatcttgagtcattgggtctaagcgagactattaaagaaaatgatatatcttcatcacaagaaaaagcaaaagctataatatttttgcgtcgacatcttgatgaaggtttgaaatgtgaatatctcatcgaaaaagatcataTGGCTCTATggaaggattaaaagaaagatttgatcatataagggaagttatacttccgactgccattgatgaatggaatatgttgagattccaagattttaagaaagtaagtgattacaattcggcgatgtatcgaataatctcgcaattaaaattttggggacatgaggttacagaatcagaaatgcttgaaaaaacattttccacgtttcacgcatcaaatataacgctacagcaacaatatagagtgcgtggatttgcgagatattctgaactcatcgcctgtcttcttgtggcggaaaagaacaacgagctattaatgagaaatcatcagtcccgacccactggatcaacagcatttccagaagtaaatgttgtaagcaaaaatgaatttaaacctggaaaccaaaattaaagttatagacaagattttggtcgaggacaaaatcgaggtcgtggacgtggacgtggacggggacgtggaagtggtcgtgatCGTGG comes from Primulina huaijiensis isolate GDHJ02 chromosome 5, ASM1229523v2, whole genome shotgun sequence and encodes:
- the LOC140977535 gene encoding uncharacterized protein, coding for MRSLAIQCTLVLVFLIAISSAALKIHGGGGGTWRMGASKEPPMPSAMIDNPHEGGSGSAHGPNWDYSWGWGSSPASGWGYGSGSGKSPNGFGKGSGSGFGYGTGTGFGYGYGSGGARGGGHRSGGGSGGNGGGAGGGSSGSDDRDHHSTSLSNSKNKHD